The following proteins are encoded in a genomic region of Neomicrococcus aestuarii:
- a CDS encoding SRPBCC family protein has protein sequence MAKFSVSRSLDIPVAPEVVFALVNDFHEWERWSPWDGPHMDHSRTFSGPKSGVGATYAWDGKKSGAGSMTITEVDPSRRVEVDLRFTRPWKSESPTTFTFEPIAAGTRATWTMRGENKGLAVLFSKFFDMDKMLGKDFTLGLHQLSNAARRDAERTFAE, from the coding sequence ATGGCTAAGTTCTCCGTGTCCCGTTCGCTGGATATTCCGGTAGCACCCGAGGTGGTGTTTGCCCTCGTCAACGACTTCCACGAGTGGGAACGCTGGTCGCCGTGGGATGGTCCGCACATGGATCATTCCAGGACCTTCAGTGGCCCCAAATCAGGTGTGGGAGCCACCTACGCATGGGATGGCAAGAAGTCCGGCGCGGGTTCCATGACCATCACGGAAGTGGATCCGTCTCGCCGGGTTGAAGTGGACCTGCGTTTCACTCGTCCGTGGAAATCGGAGAGCCCCACCACGTTCACTTTTGAGCCCATCGCCGCCGGCACCCGCGCCACGTGGACCATGCGCGGTGAGAACAAGGGGCTAGCCGTGCTGTTTTCTAAGTTCTTTGACATGGACAAGATGCTCGGCAAGGACTTCACTCTAGGCTTGCACCAGCTCTCCAACGCCGCTCGACGCGATGCCGAGAGGACCTTCGCGGAATAG
- a CDS encoding FAD-dependent monooxygenase yields MAFSPQDFTSQTTDDTADNEFDTDVLVVGMGPMGATAALALATYGVRVTMITQWSWLANTPRAHITNQRAVEVLRDLGLEEEAAKYAVPWDQMGDTLFTTSLAGPEIARIQTWGTGDDRVGDYIKGSPCPMLDIPQTFMEPLLAKNAAERGAKAVFSTRYLGHQDTGDGVTVRLLNRVSNQEYTVRAKFLVGADGAKSQIADEIGLHIEGQVARAGTAYIRFNADLSRFVEHRPSILHWIMNPAADFGEIGMGLLRCVRPWNEWIAGWGFNIEAGEPDLSEETILQQIRTLVGDPSLEPEIVSVSTWFVNQQFAHTMSKGRVFCGGDATHRHPPSSGLGSNTCMQDAHNLAWKLAYVVKGHAGTELLESYSEERVPVGEQIVKRANQSRADYAPFRECWQTADSSGEKSVATGLERLNAPTPEGEELRARLEKALDLKNYEFNAHGTELNQRYASGAVVLEETEERWNRDPQLYLQATTRPGAKIPHAWLVGKDGKRVSTLDITGKGRFTLITGLSGIAWESATAQLALPFLDTVLVGRPGYEDPYKYWARKREIAEAGALLVRPDGVVAWRHTEAVRDAETARRLLKGAIETVLSVTL; encoded by the coding sequence GTGGCCTTTTCCCCTCAAGACTTCACTTCTCAAACCACTGACGATACGGCTGACAACGAGTTCGACACCGACGTCCTCGTTGTAGGCATGGGTCCGATGGGCGCAACTGCCGCACTGGCGTTGGCAACATACGGCGTGCGCGTCACCATGATCACCCAATGGTCGTGGCTAGCAAATACGCCTCGAGCTCACATCACAAACCAACGTGCTGTTGAAGTATTGCGCGATTTAGGCCTCGAAGAGGAGGCCGCCAAGTACGCCGTACCGTGGGACCAAATGGGCGACACCCTCTTCACCACAAGCCTCGCCGGCCCGGAGATCGCCCGCATTCAGACCTGGGGAACCGGCGACGATCGAGTGGGCGACTACATTAAGGGCAGCCCCTGCCCCATGTTGGATATTCCGCAAACTTTCATGGAGCCACTCCTAGCCAAGAACGCCGCCGAACGGGGGGCCAAGGCCGTTTTCTCCACAAGATATTTGGGCCACCAAGACACTGGCGACGGCGTCACAGTCCGTCTACTGAATCGCGTGAGCAATCAGGAGTACACCGTGCGCGCCAAATTCTTGGTAGGTGCGGACGGCGCAAAGAGCCAGATCGCGGATGAAATTGGCCTTCACATTGAAGGACAGGTTGCCCGCGCTGGCACCGCTTACATTCGTTTCAACGCAGATCTCTCACGCTTCGTCGAGCATCGGCCGTCGATTCTGCACTGGATTATGAACCCCGCAGCAGACTTCGGAGAAATCGGTATGGGCCTCTTGCGGTGCGTGCGGCCGTGGAACGAGTGGATCGCCGGTTGGGGCTTCAACATTGAGGCCGGAGAACCGGACTTGAGTGAAGAGACCATCCTCCAGCAAATTCGAACCCTTGTGGGCGATCCTTCGTTGGAACCGGAAATCGTTTCCGTCAGCACGTGGTTCGTAAATCAGCAGTTCGCGCACACCATGTCTAAGGGTCGCGTCTTCTGCGGGGGCGACGCCACACACCGCCACCCGCCTAGCTCTGGTCTGGGCTCCAATACGTGCATGCAAGACGCTCACAATCTTGCGTGGAAGCTGGCATACGTGGTCAAGGGACACGCGGGAACCGAACTCCTTGAAAGCTACTCCGAAGAACGCGTCCCAGTCGGTGAGCAGATCGTGAAACGCGCCAACCAGTCCCGCGCAGATTACGCACCCTTCCGCGAGTGCTGGCAAACCGCGGATTCAAGTGGAGAGAAGTCCGTTGCTACCGGGTTAGAACGACTCAACGCACCCACCCCGGAAGGCGAAGAACTGCGAGCGCGCCTCGAAAAAGCACTCGACCTCAAGAACTACGAATTCAACGCCCACGGAACGGAACTGAATCAGCGCTACGCGAGCGGCGCCGTCGTACTGGAAGAAACGGAAGAACGCTGGAACCGGGACCCTCAGCTCTATTTGCAAGCCACCACCAGACCAGGCGCAAAAATTCCGCACGCATGGCTTGTCGGCAAGGACGGGAAACGCGTCTCCACACTGGATATCACTGGGAAGGGTCGCTTCACGCTGATCACCGGTCTGTCCGGCATTGCATGGGAGAGTGCGACGGCGCAGCTTGCGTTGCCATTCCTCGATACGGTGCTGGTGGGTCGCCCAGGATACGAGGATCCTTACAAATATTGGGCGCGAAAACGTGAAATCGCCGAGGCCGGAGCCCTCTTGGTCAGGCCAGATGGGGTGGTTGCGTGGCGGCACACGGAGGCGGTGCGAGATGCTGAAACCGCTCGTCGGCTCCTCAAGGGTGCCATCGAAACTGTCCTGTCAGTAACCCTGTAG
- the aceB gene encoding malate synthase A encodes MHGNITINGITITPPPIRYQERVLTAEALEFLGKLHATFDERRQELMKRRHTVRAKIANGQDPRFLEATRSVREDDTWRVAPLAPGLEDRRVEITGPTDRKMAINALNSDAKVWLADMEDSSTPNWRNVINGQLNLRSVLDRTIDFTSPEGKEYRLSGETLTDLPTIVVRPRGWHLPEKHLLVNGTPLSGALVDFGLYFFHNAKRLIELGRGPYFYLPKTENHLEARLWNDVFVFAQDYVGIPQGTIRATVLIETITAAFEMEEILYELRDHSAGLNAGRWDYIFSIIKNFRSRGSQFLLPDRSSVTMTAPFMRAYTEQLVRACHRRGASAIGGMAAFIPNRRDAEVNTNALEKVRADKSREANDGFDGSWVAHPDLVPVAMEVFDAVLGENPNQIERLREDVVPNDAALIDLSGTGGSITEGGVRLNIEVAIRYIESWLRGNGAVAIHNLMEDAATAEISRSQVWQWIHQAAKTEDGQTITRVRVEGLLTDEFSKLPRFDGDRFEDARDIFEASALREDFPTFLTIPAYNRFLCDQEQTELITA; translated from the coding sequence ATGCACGGCAACATCACCATCAACGGCATCACCATCACCCCTCCACCGATCCGCTACCAAGAGCGCGTGCTCACCGCAGAGGCCCTCGAGTTCCTGGGCAAGCTGCACGCCACGTTTGATGAGCGCCGTCAAGAGCTCATGAAGCGCCGCCACACGGTCCGCGCCAAGATCGCTAACGGTCAGGATCCGCGCTTCCTCGAAGCCACTCGGTCCGTTCGTGAAGATGACACGTGGCGCGTTGCTCCGCTGGCTCCGGGACTTGAGGATCGCCGCGTTGAGATCACCGGTCCTACGGATCGCAAGATGGCCATCAACGCTTTGAACTCTGATGCCAAGGTCTGGCTCGCTGACATGGAGGACTCCTCCACCCCGAACTGGCGCAACGTCATCAATGGGCAGCTGAACCTTCGTTCCGTGTTGGACCGCACCATCGATTTCACCTCCCCCGAAGGCAAGGAGTACCGCCTTTCCGGCGAGACCCTCACGGATCTGCCGACCATCGTGGTTCGTCCTCGCGGTTGGCACTTGCCGGAGAAGCACTTGCTGGTCAATGGCACTCCGCTTTCCGGAGCTCTCGTGGACTTTGGTTTGTACTTCTTCCACAACGCCAAGCGCCTTATTGAGTTGGGCCGCGGACCGTACTTCTACTTGCCGAAGACGGAGAACCACCTTGAGGCTCGCCTCTGGAATGACGTGTTCGTGTTTGCCCAGGATTACGTGGGCATCCCGCAGGGCACCATCCGCGCCACGGTTCTGATTGAGACCATTACGGCTGCGTTTGAAATGGAAGAGATCCTCTACGAACTGCGCGATCACAGCGCCGGCTTGAACGCGGGCCGTTGGGATTACATCTTCTCCATCATCAAGAACTTCCGTTCCCGCGGTTCCCAGTTCTTGTTGCCAGACCGCAGCTCCGTCACCATGACGGCTCCGTTCATGCGGGCTTACACCGAGCAGCTTGTGCGTGCGTGCCACCGCCGCGGTGCATCCGCGATTGGCGGTATGGCAGCGTTCATCCCGAATCGCCGCGACGCCGAGGTCAATACCAACGCTCTCGAAAAGGTGCGGGCTGACAAGTCTCGCGAAGCCAACGACGGTTTCGACGGTTCATGGGTGGCTCACCCGGACCTCGTGCCCGTAGCGATGGAAGTTTTCGACGCCGTTCTTGGCGAGAACCCCAACCAGATTGAGCGCTTGCGTGAAGATGTAGTGCCGAACGATGCCGCGCTCATTGACTTGAGCGGCACCGGCGGATCCATCACGGAAGGCGGCGTGCGACTGAACATCGAGGTGGCCATCCGCTACATCGAATCCTGGTTGCGCGGCAACGGTGCAGTAGCCATTCACAACCTCATGGAGGATGCTGCAACGGCGGAGATTTCCCGTTCGCAGGTGTGGCAGTGGATCCATCAGGCAGCGAAGACGGAGGACGGCCAGACCATCACCCGCGTTCGCGTGGAGGGCCTGCTCACGGACGAGTTCAGCAAGTTGCCACGTTTTGACGGCGACCGTTTCGAGGATGCTCGGGATATTTTCGAAGCTTCCGCTTTGCGCGAGGATTTCCCCACCTTCCTCACCATCCCGGCTTACAACCGCTTCTTGTGCGATCAAGAGCAGACCGAATTGATTACGGCATAG
- a CDS encoding isopenicillin N synthase family dioxygenase: MTKVRTSVPVLDLSTARSSDGSFNPEFIDALRDATHNVGFFQVVGYGGSDNQAGELLDTLREFFARPVGERLLLDNRNSPQFRGYTRLGKEVTQGRADAREQIDYGPARPALENVPEDQPHLKLQGPNQWPSAFPQLEEKAMDWAALMSSIGDELLSAIAVSLELPADYFAEPFSGTPAWMGKLVHYVGTGAVPEAGSQGVGAHADYGFVTLLLQDEVGGLEVKPYGQDEWIDVDPIPGALVVNLGEMLEVATNGYLMATIHRVTAPPAGVDRYSVPFFWSPRLDATIDPVPLPEHLAAQARGVSDDPHNPMLSNYGSNMLKGFLRAHPEVAKKWYDR; this comes from the coding sequence ATGACAAAAGTCCGCACTTCCGTCCCCGTCCTCGACTTGTCGACCGCACGGTCCTCTGACGGTTCGTTTAACCCAGAATTCATTGATGCACTTCGGGATGCCACCCACAATGTTGGGTTCTTCCAGGTCGTTGGATACGGCGGAAGCGACAACCAGGCCGGGGAACTTCTGGACACTCTCCGCGAGTTCTTTGCGCGCCCCGTTGGCGAGCGCCTTTTGCTGGACAACCGCAACTCCCCGCAGTTCCGCGGTTACACCCGTTTGGGTAAGGAAGTAACGCAGGGTCGTGCGGACGCACGCGAGCAGATCGACTACGGACCGGCACGTCCGGCGCTTGAAAACGTGCCCGAGGATCAGCCGCACTTGAAACTACAGGGCCCCAACCAGTGGCCGTCTGCATTCCCGCAGCTCGAAGAGAAGGCCATGGACTGGGCCGCGCTCATGTCCTCGATTGGTGACGAGCTCTTGTCCGCCATTGCGGTCTCTTTGGAACTACCTGCCGATTACTTCGCTGAACCGTTCTCTGGCACGCCCGCCTGGATGGGCAAGCTCGTCCACTATGTGGGTACCGGCGCTGTTCCCGAAGCAGGATCGCAAGGTGTGGGCGCGCACGCCGACTACGGTTTCGTGACGCTCTTGCTGCAGGACGAGGTCGGCGGACTCGAGGTCAAGCCGTACGGTCAGGATGAGTGGATTGATGTTGATCCCATCCCGGGCGCTCTTGTGGTGAACTTGGGCGAAATGCTCGAAGTTGCTACTAACGGTTACTTGATGGCCACGATCCACCGCGTGACGGCCCCTCCAGCTGGAGTTGACCGCTATTCGGTACCGTTCTTCTGGTCACCGCGACTCGATGCCACCATCGACCCGGTCCCGCTTCCTGAGCACCTTGCTGCCCAGGCTCGTGGCGTCTCTGACGATCCACACAACCCCATGCTGTCCAACTACGGATCCAACATGCTCAAGGGCTTCCTTCGCGCTCACCCTGAGGTGGCGAAGAAGTGGTACGACCGCTAA
- a CDS encoding GntR family transcriptional regulator: MSSSLAGRVYEGVKVGLFRGDYPIGKRLSIEALRTRFGVSKQPISEAFRLLAADGLVEILPRSGCVPRSYSRQEIEDFFAVFASFEASTTQLATRRRTPEQVGSLRRILSSHSPEATVGNSPDHAAKRADEYRLHNREFHLTILEMAQSHVVTAVSRRMMDLSDYLIGTGAEEGRFVFHEVERHDEHEAIVEAIQAQDEELARRFMFAHISRAGQFAIAVQ; encoded by the coding sequence ATGAGTTCGAGTCTTGCTGGCCGCGTATACGAAGGCGTCAAAGTCGGGCTCTTCCGGGGTGACTACCCCATTGGCAAGCGGCTCTCCATCGAGGCGCTTCGCACAAGGTTTGGTGTCAGCAAGCAGCCCATTTCAGAAGCCTTCCGACTGTTGGCGGCCGATGGTCTGGTGGAAATTCTCCCGCGTTCGGGATGCGTTCCCCGTTCCTATTCGCGTCAGGAGATTGAAGACTTTTTCGCGGTGTTTGCGTCTTTTGAAGCATCGACCACCCAACTGGCGACGCGGCGTCGTACTCCCGAGCAAGTCGGGAGCCTCCGGAGAATCTTGAGTAGCCACAGTCCGGAAGCGACTGTAGGAAACTCGCCCGACCATGCGGCGAAGCGGGCAGATGAGTATCGGCTACACAATCGCGAATTCCACCTCACGATTCTAGAAATGGCCCAATCTCACGTGGTCACAGCGGTGTCTCGGCGAATGATGGATCTCAGTGACTATCTCATTGGAACCGGCGCCGAAGAAGGCCGCTTTGTCTTCCATGAGGTCGAACGGCATGACGAGCATGAGGCCATTGTTGAGGCAATCCAGGCGCAGGACGAAGAACTCGCGCGCCGGTTCATGTTCGCTCACATTTCTCGAGCGGGTCAGTTTGCAATAGCGGTCCAGTAA
- the aceA gene encoding isocitrate lyase, with protein sequence MTEQSSTPTPEARAESLELEWKANPRWDGITRDYSAQDVIKLQGRVQEEYTLAKRGSEKLWKQLTHEAPQGGYTNALGALTGNQAVQQVKAGLRAIYLSGWQVAADANLSGHTYPDQSLYPANSVPQVVRRINNALMRADQIEFSEGIQTVEDWMVPIVADAEAGFGGPLNAYELMKSMISSGASGVHWEDQLASEKKCGHLGGKVLIPTQQHIRTLNAARLAADVSNVPSVIIARTDAEAATLITSDVDERDQEFITGVRTPEGFYKVRNGIEPCIARAKAYAPYSDLIWMETGTPDLELARKFAESVKAEFPDQMLSYNCSPSFNWKKHLDDDTIAKFQRELGAMGFTFQFITLAGFHALNYSMFDLAHGYAREGMSAYVNLQEREFGAEERGYTATKHQREVGTGYFDQIATALNPNASTLALVGSTEEGQFH encoded by the coding sequence ATGACCGAGCAATCCAGCACCCCAACCCCCGAAGCTCGCGCTGAGTCACTCGAGCTTGAGTGGAAAGCCAACCCACGCTGGGACGGCATCACCCGCGACTACTCTGCACAGGACGTCATCAAGCTTCAGGGCCGCGTTCAGGAAGAGTACACGCTGGCCAAGCGCGGTTCGGAAAAGCTGTGGAAGCAGCTCACGCACGAAGCTCCGCAGGGCGGCTACACCAACGCACTCGGCGCGCTCACCGGTAACCAGGCCGTCCAGCAGGTCAAGGCCGGCCTTCGCGCCATCTACCTTTCCGGATGGCAGGTTGCCGCTGACGCCAACCTCTCCGGCCACACCTACCCGGATCAGTCCCTCTACCCGGCCAACTCGGTTCCGCAGGTGGTGCGCCGCATCAACAACGCCCTCATGCGTGCGGACCAGATCGAATTCTCTGAAGGCATCCAGACCGTTGAAGACTGGATGGTCCCGATTGTGGCTGACGCCGAAGCCGGCTTCGGTGGCCCGCTCAACGCGTACGAGCTCATGAAGTCCATGATCTCCTCCGGCGCTTCCGGCGTGCACTGGGAAGATCAGCTCGCTTCCGAAAAGAAGTGCGGACACTTGGGTGGCAAGGTGCTCATCCCTACCCAGCAGCACATCCGCACCCTGAACGCAGCCCGCTTGGCGGCCGACGTCTCCAACGTTCCATCCGTCATCATCGCCCGCACGGACGCTGAGGCAGCAACCCTCATCACCTCCGATGTTGACGAGCGGGACCAGGAATTCATCACCGGCGTGCGCACCCCGGAGGGCTTCTACAAGGTTCGCAACGGTATTGAACCGTGCATCGCCCGCGCTAAGGCGTACGCACCGTACTCGGACCTCATCTGGATGGAAACCGGCACCCCGGACCTTGAACTGGCCCGCAAGTTCGCCGAATCCGTCAAGGCTGAGTTCCCAGATCAGATGCTTTCCTACAACTGCTCGCCGTCCTTCAACTGGAAGAAGCACTTGGATGATGACACCATCGCCAAGTTCCAGCGCGAGCTCGGCGCCATGGGCTTCACGTTCCAGTTCATTACGCTTGCCGGCTTCCACGCCCTCAACTACTCGATGTTTGATCTCGCCCACGGTTACGCCCGTGAAGGTATGAGCGCTTACGTAAATCTGCAAGAGCGCGAGTTCGGTGCTGAGGAGCGCGGCTACACCGCCACCAAGCACCAGCGCGAAGTCGGCACCGGTTACTTCGATCAGATCGCAACCGCCCTCAACCCGAACGCTTCCACCCTCGCGCTCGTTGGTTCCACCGAAGAAGGCCAGTTCCACTAG
- a CDS encoding LytR C-terminal domain-containing protein — protein sequence MSKSQRPDRLNGHHIVTEDELLDVSVQDEYSRAEEKARRRRHFRHGVVLVLVTVMLAAAAFAGWMVLTRQWVVPGLDSDSVAVVDDRCPVEEFAYADNNTVTVNVYNATGRAGLAAKVATQLRDRGFKIGVVANRRLTYDATIGVVISGGQGRSEALSVQRNVAGTKYVTDTRRRDETVDVILGSSFKSLTTRDKVRTNEGRLPCLPGTESSAPVAPSTFVPPSVSPSPSSSTP from the coding sequence GTGAGTAAAAGCCAACGCCCGGACCGTCTGAACGGTCATCACATCGTCACCGAAGACGAACTCCTGGACGTGAGCGTCCAGGACGAATACTCCCGTGCTGAAGAGAAAGCACGACGACGCCGCCACTTCCGTCACGGGGTGGTGCTGGTATTGGTGACGGTGATGCTGGCTGCTGCGGCTTTCGCAGGCTGGATGGTGCTGACGCGCCAGTGGGTGGTTCCGGGACTTGATTCCGACTCCGTGGCTGTCGTGGACGACAGATGTCCGGTGGAAGAGTTCGCCTACGCGGACAACAACACGGTGACCGTGAACGTGTACAACGCCACCGGGAGAGCGGGACTGGCCGCCAAGGTCGCCACGCAATTGCGAGATCGTGGCTTCAAAATTGGGGTGGTCGCGAACCGCAGGCTCACGTATGACGCAACTATCGGCGTCGTAATTTCTGGTGGTCAAGGCCGCAGCGAGGCACTCTCTGTGCAACGCAATGTGGCCGGAACCAAGTACGTCACGGATACCCGCCGGCGGGACGAAACCGTAGACGTAATTCTGGGTTCGAGCTTCAAGTCACTGACAACGCGCGATAAAGTCCGCACCAACGAGGGCCGGTTGCCGTGCTTGCCAGGAACGGAGAGCTCGGCTCCGGTAGCACCGTCGACGTTTGTTCCGCCGTCTGTGTCACCCTCGCCGAGCTCGTCAACGCCGTAG
- a CDS encoding helix-turn-helix domain-containing protein codes for MTSASEHDDVASVPLEFGSWDVAKRGGRTGAHAGGEAPEDAVDTFALGRRIRHLRKGASLTLDELAERVGTVASQLSLIENGRREPKISMLSKIAAALGTTMDDLLASKPADRRSELEIELERYQRGPLYSSLGLPAVKISTRTSMDVLEALVGLQRELERRLEEQVATPEEARRANIELRKEMRSCNNYYPELEAEARKVLDAVGGGTGPLSTNHVADIAAHFGFSLKFVQNLPHSTRSVTDLKNHTIYLTQSRNAEHDHRSVVLQALGHYVLGHQTPKDYSDFLRQRVYTNYFAAALLLPEQGAVALLKAAKQEKEISIDDLRDAFAVSYESAAHRFTNLATEHFGITTHFQKVHESGIIHKVYENDGVNFPSDHTGAIEGQTVCRYWTSRVVFDVADRFRSYNQFTDTKVGTYWCTARVEGHSSGLYSLSVGVPFEHVKWFRGRDTKERSQSTCPDESCCRRPPQDLAREWAGQAWPATRANAHLLAAMPTGAFPGVDQTEVYQFLKNQELRG; via the coding sequence ATGACTTCCGCTTCTGAGCACGACGACGTAGCTTCCGTACCGCTGGAATTCGGCAGCTGGGACGTCGCGAAACGCGGGGGACGAACCGGTGCTCACGCGGGTGGGGAGGCCCCCGAAGATGCCGTGGACACGTTCGCCCTGGGCCGCCGCATTCGTCACTTGCGGAAGGGCGCTTCCTTGACGCTCGACGAGCTTGCTGAACGCGTGGGGACGGTCGCGTCTCAGCTGTCCTTGATAGAGAATGGGCGGCGCGAGCCCAAGATCTCAATGTTGTCGAAGATCGCTGCGGCACTGGGCACCACTATGGATGACTTGCTAGCTTCCAAGCCGGCAGACCGTCGCTCGGAGCTCGAAATTGAGCTCGAGCGCTACCAGCGCGGTCCGTTGTACTCATCGCTGGGATTACCTGCGGTCAAGATCTCGACTAGGACGTCCATGGATGTCCTGGAAGCCCTCGTGGGATTGCAACGAGAGCTCGAGCGTCGCCTCGAAGAGCAAGTGGCCACCCCTGAAGAGGCCCGCCGGGCCAACATTGAGCTGCGCAAAGAAATGCGTTCTTGCAACAACTACTACCCGGAGCTTGAAGCGGAAGCCCGCAAAGTTTTGGATGCGGTGGGCGGGGGTACGGGTCCGCTCTCCACCAACCACGTGGCGGATATTGCCGCGCACTTCGGATTCAGCCTGAAATTTGTGCAAAATTTGCCACACTCCACAAGATCCGTCACGGACCTCAAGAATCACACCATCTACCTGACGCAGTCCCGCAACGCCGAACACGATCACCGCTCCGTGGTGCTCCAAGCCCTCGGCCACTACGTCCTAGGCCACCAAACCCCCAAGGACTACTCCGACTTCCTGCGTCAGCGCGTCTACACCAACTACTTCGCCGCAGCGCTCCTGCTTCCGGAACAAGGCGCCGTCGCGCTCTTGAAAGCCGCCAAGCAAGAAAAAGAAATCTCCATCGATGACCTGCGTGACGCGTTCGCGGTGTCCTATGAATCCGCCGCGCACCGCTTCACCAACCTCGCCACCGAGCACTTTGGCATCACCACGCACTTTCAAAAAGTGCACGAATCCGGCATCATCCACAAGGTCTATGAGAACGACGGCGTGAACTTCCCGTCAGACCACACCGGCGCCATCGAGGGCCAGACCGTGTGCCGGTACTGGACTTCGCGCGTGGTCTTTGACGTCGCCGATCGCTTCCGCTCCTACAACCAATTCACGGACACCAAAGTGGGCACGTACTGGTGCACGGCACGCGTGGAAGGGCACTCTTCGGGGTTGTATTCGTTGAGCGTGGGCGTCCCGTTCGAACACGTCAAGTGGTTCCGTGGCCGAGATACCAAAGAGCGCTCGCAGTCCACGTGCCCGGATGAATCGTGCTGCCGTCGTCCGCCGCAAGACCTCGCGCGTGAGTGGGCTGGCCAAGCCTGGCCGGCGACGCGCGCCAACGCGCACTTGCTCGCCGCGATGCCCACGGGAGCGTTCCCCGGTGTAGATCAGACTGAGGTCTACCAGTTCCTCAAGAACCAGGAATTGCGCGGCTAA
- a CDS encoding DsbA family oxidoreductase — translation MSVDIWSDIACPWCFIGKRRFESALEQSGLADSIDVTYHSYQLDPTLPDHYHGTEEQYLGEMKGLEPTRVRQMLQHVTQQAAGEGLTYDFDNLKVANSFNAHRLLHLAKAHGVGSQLKELLLSAHFERGLDTNDAAVLADLAVEAGLDRATAEATIKDENAYRQDVLQDFAQARAYGIQGVPFFVIDNKYGVSGAQPSEAFEQALTQAFTEKHPAPLTMMSNVKPGEDGAVCGPEGCN, via the coding sequence ATGTCCGTCGACATTTGGTCGGACATCGCTTGTCCTTGGTGCTTCATTGGTAAGCGCCGCTTCGAGAGCGCTCTTGAGCAGTCCGGCCTCGCTGATTCCATCGACGTCACTTACCACTCCTACCAGCTGGATCCCACGTTGCCGGATCACTACCACGGCACGGAAGAGCAGTACTTGGGTGAGATGAAGGGCCTCGAGCCAACGCGCGTGCGTCAGATGCTTCAGCACGTAACACAGCAAGCCGCCGGCGAGGGGCTGACCTACGATTTCGACAACCTGAAGGTAGCGAACTCCTTCAACGCCCATCGCTTGCTGCACCTTGCGAAGGCGCACGGCGTTGGTTCGCAGTTGAAGGAACTGTTGCTTTCCGCACACTTTGAACGTGGTCTCGACACGAATGACGCGGCCGTCCTTGCGGATCTCGCTGTAGAAGCCGGCTTGGACCGCGCTACGGCGGAAGCCACCATCAAGGATGAGAACGCTTACCGTCAGGACGTGTTGCAGGACTTCGCTCAGGCTCGCGCGTACGGCATTCAGGGCGTCCCGTTCTTCGTTATTGACAACAAGTACGGTGTCTCCGGCGCGCAGCCTTCCGAGGCGTTCGAGCAAGCACTGACGCAAGCTTTCACCGAAAAGCACCCTGCCCCGTTGACCATGATGTCCAACGTGAAGCCGGGCGAAGACGGCGCCGTGTGCGGCCCGGAGGGTTGCAACTAA